The proteins below are encoded in one region of Scophthalmus maximus strain ysfricsl-2021 chromosome 4, ASM2237912v1, whole genome shotgun sequence:
- the adam10a gene encoding disintegrin and metalloproteinase domain-containing protein 10, giving the protein MTLVELILTFCLLRDVTGQFGNPLNKYIRHYEGLSYDTQALHNSHQRAKRALSPQDSTVHLDFHAHGRQFNLRMKRDTTLFSPDLIIEVSGEEAPIDTSHIYSGEIFGEKGTLSHGSVLDGRFEGFIKTHQGMYYVEPSERYLQDKNVPFHSVMYHEDDINYPHKYGSEGGCADHSVFDKMRKYQASAVEEQTKGVNSVLEEESFHVPVILRRKRAAGKEKNTCQLFIQTDHMFYKYYRSREAVIAQISSHVKAIGSVYQATDFMGIRNIGFMVKRIRINTTIEEIDPNNPFRFPNIGVEKFLELNSEQNHDDYCLAYVFTDRDFDDGVLGLAWVGAPSGSSGGICEKSKLYSDGKRKSLNTGIITVQNYASHVPPKVSHITFAHEVGHNFGSPHDSGSECTPGESKLQDKKERGNYIMYARATSGDKLNNNKFSICSIRNISAVLTKKRDSCFVESGQPICGNGLVEIGEECDCGYSDQCNDPCCYNANEEEGKRCKLQPGKICSPSQGPCCTPTCIFKGATDGCRLESECAHEGRCNGATALCPASEPKENFTSCHSETQVCLNGVCAGSICEKYNLEVCTCASQEGEDEAAELCHVCCMDKMNPSSCSSTGSEKWSKIFNNTVTTLQPGSPCNDFKGYCDVFMKCRLVDADGPLARLKKAIFNAELYENIAEWIVDHWWAVLLMGIALIMLMAGFIKICSVHTPSSNPKLPPARPLPGTLKRRRPQQANQQAQGQRHQRQHRENYQMGQMRH; this is encoded by the exons ATGACACTTGTCGAACTGATCCTCACGTTTTGCCTCCTGCGAGACGTCACAG GTCAGTTTGGGAACCCCTTGAACAAATATATTCGCCATTATGAAGGTCTATCGTACGACACACAAGCCCTGCACAACAGTCACCAGAGAGCCAAGAGAGCACTGTCGCCTCAAGACAGCACTGTGCACCTGGACTTCCACGCACATGGAAG ACAATTTAATCTGCGGATGAAGAGGGACACAACTCTATTTTCTCCAGATCTCATCATCGAGGTATCAGGAGAGGAGGCACCGATTGATACATCGCATATTTACAGTGGAGAAATCTTTG GTGAAAAGGGCACATTGAGCCATGGCTCTGTGCTCGACGGGCGCTTCGAGGGCTTCATTAAAACCCACCAAGGAATGTACTATGTTGAACCCTCAGAGAGGTACCTACAGGACAAGAATGTGCCCTTCCACTCGGTCATGTATCATGAGGATGACATCA ATTATCCTCATAAGTATGGCTCAGAGGGCGGCTGTGCTGACCACTCTGTGTTTGACAAGATGAGGAAGTACCAGGCATCGGCAGTAGAAGAGCAAACCAAA GGGGTGAACAgtgtgttggaggaggagagcttcCATGTTCCCGTCatcctgaggaggaagagggcggctgggaaagagaaaaacacctgCCAGCTCTTCATCCAGACTGACCACATGTTCTACAAATACTACCGATCAAGAGAGGCCGTCATTGCTCAG ATCTCAAGCCATGTCAAGGCTATCGGCTCCGTTTACCAGGCCACAGACTTCATGGGCATCCGAAACATTGGCTTCATGGTTAAAAGGATTAGG ATAAACACCACCATCGAGGAGATTGACCCAAACAATCCTTTTCGCTTTCCGAATATCGGAGTGGAAAAGTTTTTGGAGCTTAACTCTGAACAGAACCATGATGACTACTGCTTGGCCTACGTCTTCACTGATAGGGACTTTGATGATGGCGTGCTGGGCTTGGCCTGGGTTGGCGCTCCCTCAG GAAGCTCTGGGGGCATCTGTGAGAAGAGCAAACTGTACTCTGATGGGAAGAGGAAATCTCTGAACACTGGTATCATCACTGTGCAGAACTATGCCTCTCATGTTCCTCCCAAGGTGTCACACATCACCTTTGCTCATGAGGTTGGGCACAACTTTGGCTCTCCT CACGACTCTGGGAGCGAATGCACGCCTGGAGAGTCTAAGTTACAGGACAAAAAGGAGCGGGGCAACTACATCATGTACGCCAGAGCCACATCTGGGGACaagctcaacaacaacaagttcTCCATCTGCAGCATCCGCAATATTAGTGCTGTGTTgacaaagaagagagacagcTGTTTTGTTG agtCTGGCCAACCTATCTGTGGTAATGGACTGGTAGAGATTGGAGAAGAGTGTGACTGTGGCTACAGTGATCAGTGTAATGACCCCTGCTGCTATAACGCCAATGAAGAGGAGGGCAAAAGGTGTAAACTCCAACCTGGCAAAATCTGCAG TCCCAGCCAGGGCCCATGTTGCACACCAACGTGCATTTTCAAGGGTGCAACTGACGGGTGCAGACTGGAGTCGGAGTGTGCCCATGAGGGGAGATGCAATGGAGCGACTGCTCTGTGTCCTGCCTCGGAACCAAAGGAAAACTTCACGTCCTGCCATTCAGAAACACAAGTCTGCCTCAATGGG GTCTGCGCTGGTTCCATTTGTGAGAAGTATAATCTTGAGGTCTGCACCTGTGCCAGCCAAGAGGGCGAGGATGAAGCAGCCGAGCTGTGCCATGTGTGCTGCATGGACAAAA tgAACCCCagttcctgcagcagcacaggctCAGAGAAATGGTCCAAAATCTTTAACAACACGGTCACAACGCTGCAGCCCGGCTCACCCTGCAATGACTTTAAGGGCTACTGCGATGTGTTCATGAAGTGTCGCCTGGTGGACGCCGACGGGCCTCTGGCAAGGCTAAAGAAAGCCATCTTCAATGCGGAGCTCTATGAGAATATAGCAGAGTGGATAGTG GATCACTGGTGGGCAGTGCTGTTGATGGGCATCGCTCTTATTATGCTAATGGCTGGCTTCATCAAGATCTGCAGCGTCCACACCCCCAGCAGCAACCCCAAACTGCCCCCAGCAAGGCCACTGCCAG GTACACTGAAGCGGAGGAGACCGCAGCAGGCGAACCAACAGGCGCAGGGCCAGCGGCACCAACGTCAGCACAGAGAGAACTATCAAATGGGACAgatgagacactga